Proteins found in one Danaus plexippus chromosome 3 unlocalized genomic scaffold, MEX_DaPlex mxdp_25, whole genome shotgun sequence genomic segment:
- the LOC116770150 gene encoding uncharacterized protein LOC116770150: MLVADFDLLAESMTAPPVAHVIFSRSKDKLITFQCLVQTLLSEWKKLKPWCAVCIILLAAVAEYLTSDTISKFSFISWTCLSTLSETIIVFWLYPMGRLIEDITFHFGLPPTKLRVWSFVVLPIFYSYIRSQAPREVSSYITEKIEKTSYKLDIIYEESRQGLTFEDVKLY, encoded by the exons atGCTGGTTgctgattttgatttactTGCTGAATCAATGACTGCACCCCCAGTGGctcatgtaatattttcaagaaGTAAAGATAAG TTGATCACATTTCAATGTCTTGTACAAACTCTCTTAAGCGAATGGAAAAAACTTAAGCCATGGTGTGCTGTTTGTATTATTCTGCTTGCAGCAGTTGCGGAATATTTAACAAGTGACAcg atttctaaatttagttttatatcttGGACGTGCCTATCAACACTCTCAGAAACAATCATTGTATTCTGGTTATATCCTATGGGTCGATTGATCGAAGACATAACATTCCATTTTGGACTTCCACCAACTAAACTACGAGTATGGAGCTTTGTGGTTCTTCCAATATTTTACTCT TACATACGATCTCAAGCGCCAAGAGAAGTCAGTAGCTATATAACTGAGAAGATagaaaagacatcatataaaTTGGATATTATTTACGAGGAGTCGAGACAGGGACTTACTTTTGaagatgttaaattatattaa